The following proteins are encoded in a genomic region of Lachnospiraceae bacterium KM106-2:
- a CDS encoding DNA-binding response regulator, producing the protein MRLLVVEDERDLNEILTKRLLKANYNVDSCYDGQEALDYIEAGEYDVILLDVMLPEMNGLELVQKIRRERNKTKVLLLTAKDSIEDRVMGLDSGADDYLIKPFAFEELLARIRVMTRRSTNEATNVYQLADLCVDCEKHVVKRDNTIIRLSSKEFSLLEYLIRNQGVVLSRDKIEQNLWNFDYDGGSNVIDVYIRYLRKKIDEPYELKLIHTIRGVGYVLREE; encoded by the coding sequence ATGAGATTATTAGTTGTAGAAGATGAAAGGGACTTGAATGAGATCCTAACTAAACGTTTGCTCAAGGCAAACTACAATGTGGATTCTTGCTATGATGGACAAGAAGCACTTGATTATATTGAAGCTGGGGAATATGATGTGATTTTATTGGATGTCATGCTTCCTGAAATGAACGGACTCGAATTGGTGCAAAAGATCAGACGAGAGCGAAATAAGACGAAAGTGCTATTGCTAACAGCAAAAGACAGTATTGAGGATCGGGTAATGGGACTTGATAGCGGAGCAGATGATTATTTGATCAAGCCATTTGCTTTCGAGGAGTTATTAGCAAGAATTCGTGTGATGACAAGAAGAAGTACAAACGAAGCAACCAATGTCTATCAACTTGCTGATCTTTGTGTTGATTGTGAAAAGCATGTGGTGAAACGAGACAATACAATAATTCGATTATCCAGTAAAGAGTTTTCTTTATTAGAATATTTGATCCGAAATCAAGGGGTAGTGCTTAGTCGGGATAAAATAGAGCAGAATCTTTGGAATTTTGATTATGATGGTGGTTCCAATGTGATCGATGTTTATATTCGTTACTTACGAAAGAAGATCGATGAGCCATATGAGCTAAAATTGATCCATACCATTCGCGGTGTCGGTTACGTATTGAGGGAAGAGTGA
- a CDS encoding amino acid permease, with amino-acid sequence MSKGLEKNLGFLAAFSTVVGLVIGSGVFFKPQAIYTATNGAPGLGIIAWIIGGLITIAGCLTATEVSAAIPRTGGMMIYIEEIYGKRYGFLTGWMQTVLFFPGTIAACAVIFAKQAAELLGANEDSNLVILSIAIGIIIVIALCNVLGSSFGGLIQTIATIGKLVPLALIIIFGFIKGSPAPILHPMTGDGVNITNTLGQVLIATLFAYDGWINVGAIAGEMKHPGRDLPKAIVGGLALVMAIYLVINVAYLWIAPASELASVTSPASLVATRIFGNIGGKLISAGILISVFGTANGYVLTGSRIPYALAKQDLIPGSKALSRVNKGSSPYCAIWLIAILACLYALTGQFNLLTDLTIFVVWVFYVLTFIGVMILRKNKPDMDRPYRVPLYPVIPILAILGGAFVIINQLFTDPWISLGGIIITLIGLPLYSYVGKKNKE; translated from the coding sequence ATGAGTAAAGGATTAGAAAAAAACTTAGGTTTCCTAGCGGCTTTTTCCACTGTTGTTGGATTAGTCATCGGTTCAGGTGTGTTTTTTAAACCACAGGCAATTTATACAGCAACAAATGGTGCTCCTGGTTTAGGTATCATTGCTTGGATTATAGGTGGTCTTATCACCATTGCAGGTTGTCTTACAGCAACAGAAGTATCTGCAGCAATTCCAAGGACTGGTGGTATGATGATCTATATCGAAGAAATCTATGGAAAACGATATGGATTTCTTACAGGATGGATGCAGACGGTCCTATTTTTTCCTGGAACCATAGCAGCATGTGCAGTTATTTTTGCAAAGCAGGCTGCAGAGTTGTTAGGAGCAAATGAAGATAGCAATCTCGTGATTTTATCGATCGCTATTGGAATTATTATCGTAATTGCATTATGTAATGTATTAGGATCTTCCTTTGGAGGCTTGATACAAACAATTGCCACCATTGGGAAATTAGTTCCGCTTGCCCTTATTATCATCTTTGGTTTTATAAAGGGAAGTCCAGCACCAATTCTGCATCCAATGACGGGCGATGGTGTCAATATAACCAATACGTTAGGACAGGTATTGATCGCTACCTTGTTTGCTTATGATGGATGGATCAATGTCGGAGCTATTGCTGGGGAAATGAAACACCCAGGAAGGGATCTTCCGAAAGCTATCGTTGGTGGATTAGCTTTAGTAATGGCAATTTATCTTGTAATCAATGTTGCTTATTTATGGATCGCTCCTGCCAGTGAGTTAGCAAGTGTCACTTCACCTGCATCTCTTGTTGCGACAAGGATTTTTGGGAATATTGGAGGAAAGCTCATTTCAGCAGGGATATTAATATCCGTATTTGGTACTGCGAATGGTTATGTGCTGACGGGTTCAAGAATTCCTTATGCGTTGGCAAAACAGGATTTGATCCCTGGTAGCAAAGCACTTTCCAGAGTAAATAAGGGAAGCTCCCCTTATTGTGCGATCTGGCTTATCGCAATTCTTGCTTGCCTATATGCATTGACAGGACAATTTAATTTACTGACTGATTTAACGATTTTTGTAGTCTGGGTATTTTATGTACTGACTTTTATTGGTGTTATGATCCTTAGAAAGAACAAACCAGATATGGATCGACCATATCGAGTTCCACTGTATCCGGTGATTCCAATATTAGCAATATTAGGTGGAGCATTCGTAATCATTAATCAATTGTTTACGGATCCTTGGATTTCTTTGGGCGGAATTATCATAACTTTGATCGGCCTCCCATTGTATTCCTATGTGGGAAAGAAAAATAAAGAATGA
- a CDS encoding acetyltransferase GNAT family protein: MKIRKATMDDLQAIAGVEAACFPQAEAATKEQIKERLSYYGNHFWLLYEEGTLVGFIDGMVTDETDLCDEMYEDASMHKEDGKWQMIFGVNTIPEYRRRGCAAAIMNRVIKDAKEEGREGLVLTCKERLLSYYAKFGFINEGISGSEHGNVIWYQMRLRFN, translated from the coding sequence ATGAAAATAAGAAAAGCGACAATGGATGATCTGCAAGCAATTGCTGGTGTAGAAGCAGCTTGTTTCCCACAGGCGGAAGCAGCCACAAAGGAGCAGATCAAAGAACGATTATCCTATTATGGAAATCATTTTTGGCTTTTATATGAGGAAGGGACATTGGTTGGATTTATCGATGGAATGGTAACGGATGAGACTGATCTTTGCGATGAAATGTATGAGGATGCCAGCATGCATAAAGAAGATGGAAAGTGGCAGATGATATTTGGAGTCAATACAATCCCAGAATATCGAAGAAGAGGATGTGCCGCGGCGATCATGAATCGTGTGATAAAAGATGCGAAAGAAGAAGGAAGAGAAGGTTTAGTACTTACTTGCAAAGAAAGATTGCTTTCTTATTATGCGAAATTTGGTTTTATTAATGAAGGAATATCAGGATCAGAGCATGGTAATGTGATCTGGTATCAGATGAGACTTCGTTTTAATTAA
- a CDS encoding Na+ driven multidrug efflux pump — translation MKKHLFFREVCNIAIPVTLQSMLQSSFSMVDQIMIGQLGSVSIAGIGLAGKFSSIFSVLIAAVGAVAGIMIAQYLGKKDEKEVSRSFYLNLAVALGFAVFFTFLCVISPGGIMSIYTKENATGNMAARYLRMIAATYLPMAGATLLSTMLRCVGKALLPLYATIVAILLNTGLNYILIFGKFGFPVMGVDGAAIATVISQLANFLLILILFCRYTKKEKKSLYHSIRKQRFNMSQYLSMLLPILVTELFWSIGENVYAAIYGRMGTKDCAAMTLTNPIQGLLIGALSGLAQAASIIIGKSLGKKQYEQAYKEAKQLLWYGFAGSVTLSLALVFLSKIYVGIYQVEDSVKMVGWQLLIAFAIISPVKVQNMILGGGVLRSGGKTKYVMFIDLIGTWIFGVPLGLLSAFIWNLSIPYVYFILSLEECVRFGIGLIIFKRRKWIQSLES, via the coding sequence ATGAAGAAACATCTGTTTTTTAGAGAAGTATGTAATATCGCAATTCCCGTTACATTACAATCCATGTTGCAATCATCTTTTAGTATGGTAGACCAGATCATGATCGGACAGTTAGGAAGTGTCAGCATTGCCGGAATTGGACTGGCAGGCAAGTTTTCTTCTATATTTTCAGTTTTAATTGCAGCGGTTGGAGCGGTAGCAGGAATTATGATCGCTCAATATTTAGGAAAAAAGGATGAGAAAGAAGTTAGCCGTAGTTTTTATTTAAATCTTGCAGTTGCACTTGGATTCGCTGTTTTCTTTACATTCCTATGTGTGATCAGCCCAGGAGGAATTATGTCAATTTATACAAAAGAGAATGCAACCGGAAATATGGCAGCTCGTTATCTTCGAATGATCGCGGCAACTTATTTACCAATGGCAGGTGCGACGTTATTATCAACGATGCTTCGTTGTGTAGGAAAGGCGCTATTGCCGCTTTATGCAACCATTGTAGCAATTTTATTAAATACAGGACTGAACTATATCTTGATCTTTGGCAAGTTTGGATTTCCAGTAATGGGTGTGGATGGTGCTGCCATCGCAACGGTAATCTCCCAGCTGGCTAATTTTCTATTAATACTTATCTTATTTTGCAGGTACACGAAGAAGGAGAAAAAAAGCCTTTATCATTCCATTAGAAAACAAAGATTTAATATGTCTCAATATCTTTCTATGTTACTTCCAATCTTAGTCACAGAGTTATTCTGGAGCATTGGAGAAAATGTGTATGCTGCTATCTATGGTAGAATGGGAACAAAGGACTGTGCAGCAATGACACTTACCAATCCCATTCAGGGATTATTGATCGGAGCATTAAGTGGTTTAGCTCAGGCAGCATCCATCATAATCGGAAAATCACTTGGCAAAAAGCAATATGAACAGGCATATAAAGAGGCAAAGCAGTTATTGTGGTATGGATTTGCAGGCTCTGTAACTTTATCGTTGGCGTTGGTATTCTTAAGCAAAATATATGTGGGAATATATCAGGTAGAGGATTCTGTTAAGATGGTCGGCTGGCAGCTATTAATTGCCTTTGCCATTATTTCACCTGTAAAAGTTCAAAATATGATATTAGGAGGCGGTGTGCTTCGGAGTGGTGGAAAGACAAAGTATGTAATGTTTATTGATCTGATCGGAACTTGGATTTTTGGGGTGCCATTAGGACTTTTGAGTGCATTTATTTGGAATTTGTCAATTCCGTATGTATATTTTATACTATCATTAGAAGAGTGCGTTCGTTTTGGAATTGGACTCATTATTTTTAAAAGAAGAAAATGGATACAGAGTTTAGAATCATAA
- a CDS encoding transcriptional regulator, LacI family, which produces MQNEGRRVRILDIAEELGVSTATVSNVIHGKTKKISDETVRRVEQLLEERKYVPSMAGILLAQNDSRMIGIVVNDHKKYEGHVLEDAFIASSMNYLSAEIEKSGYFMMVKVTQKIEDIVKFGSMWNLEGMVIIGFCEEDYVKLREFMHIPFVVYDGFFQKPKRICNLTIDNYDGGYQVGEYFRNQGHKKALCISDNKLCMDLERYRGFQEGFGDNGADFLQIPMIERERNQFYHKHLEELKGYSAIFAVSDYYAMDLMQFLSTQQVQIPEEIAIVGFDDNPICKQISPTLSSVRQDGGQRAKLAIETLKKLKKWGRRRNDN; this is translated from the coding sequence ATGCAAAATGAAGGTAGAAGAGTAAGGATCCTGGATATTGCAGAAGAATTAGGGGTAAGTACAGCTACGGTATCGAATGTAATTCATGGTAAAACAAAGAAGATATCAGATGAAACAGTCCGGCGAGTGGAGCAATTATTAGAGGAACGAAAGTATGTTCCGAGTATGGCAGGTATTCTATTGGCACAGAATGATTCCAGAATGATAGGTATTGTAGTTAATGATCACAAGAAGTATGAAGGGCATGTTCTAGAGGATGCTTTTATTGCGTCTTCCATGAACTATCTTTCGGCGGAGATAGAAAAGTCAGGCTATTTTATGATGGTAAAGGTTACGCAAAAGATAGAGGATATTGTTAAGTTTGGATCTATGTGGAATCTAGAGGGTATGGTCATTATTGGATTTTGTGAAGAAGATTATGTGAAGCTAAGAGAGTTTATGCACATTCCCTTTGTTGTTTATGATGGATTCTTTCAGAAGCCAAAGAGAATCTGTAACTTAACCATTGATAACTATGATGGAGGTTATCAAGTGGGAGAATACTTTAGGAATCAAGGGCATAAGAAGGCACTTTGTATCTCCGATAATAAATTATGTATGGATTTAGAACGATATCGAGGATTTCAAGAGGGATTTGGAGATAATGGAGCAGATTTTCTACAGATCCCAATGATAGAGAGAGAACGTAATCAGTTCTATCATAAGCATCTAGAGGAACTAAAGGGATATTCAGCTATTTTTGCGGTATCAGATTATTATGCGATGGATCTGATGCAGTTTTTGAGTACACAGCAAGTTCAGATTCCAGAAGAGATAGCGATCGTTGGATTTGATGATAATCCTATCTGCAAGCAGATATCCCCGACGTTGAGTTCGGTAAGACAGGATGGTGGACAAAGAGCAAAGCTTGCAATTGAGACATTGAAGAAACTAAAAAAGTGGGGAAGAAGAAGGAACGATAATTAA
- a CDS encoding multi antimicrobial extrusion protein (Na(+)/drug antiporter), MATE family of MDR efflux pumps: protein MGETRESTYLGEEKISKLLLKFSIPCILSLLIGSLYNIVDQIFIGNSEMGYLGNAATTVVFPLTVMAMAFAWCFGDGAAAYVSIAQGKKDTKDLHRCVANTFAAIVICSLLFCGVCALFMDPILFAFGASEASIGMARIYFVIIMAAMPFNMLMNTMNGVIRADGSPAYSMASLLVGAILNIILDPIFIFVFKWGIEGAAYATILGQIVSFLISTAYFFRSKSFRLKLESFRPDFKVLIEVIKLGFSTFITQLSIVIVTLVCNIMLVKYGVASEYGQDIPIAVVGIAMKVFTIVINIIVGIILGGQPILGYNYGAKNYKRVKETFLMILIPSVIVGIIATLIFELCPEVVINLFGSESELYTEFAVMTFRIYLALVACTCFIKLTSIFFQALGEPSKAAIISLVRDIICFVPLVMFLPKSMGITGVLWAAPVADIIGFSIAVTFVIRFFKGLEKEESNI from the coding sequence ATGGGAGAAACAAGAGAAAGTACGTATTTAGGGGAAGAAAAAATTAGTAAGTTATTATTAAAATTCTCAATTCCCTGTATTTTATCGTTATTGATCGGATCATTATATAATATCGTTGATCAGATCTTTATCGGTAATAGCGAGATGGGGTATCTAGGAAATGCAGCTACAACAGTAGTGTTCCCACTAACTGTTATGGCGATGGCATTTGCTTGGTGTTTTGGAGATGGTGCAGCTGCCTATGTTAGTATTGCACAAGGAAAGAAGGATACGAAAGATCTTCACCGATGTGTAGCGAATACATTTGCAGCAATCGTGATCTGTAGTTTACTTTTTTGTGGAGTATGTGCGTTATTTATGGATCCAATTCTATTTGCTTTTGGTGCGTCAGAAGCTAGTATTGGTATGGCAAGAATCTATTTTGTAATTATCATGGCAGCAATGCCTTTTAATATGTTAATGAATACAATGAACGGAGTAATTCGTGCAGATGGAAGTCCGGCATATTCCATGGCATCTCTATTAGTTGGTGCGATTTTAAATATCATTTTAGATCCGATCTTTATTTTTGTATTTAAATGGGGAATTGAAGGCGCAGCTTATGCTACGATTCTTGGACAGATCGTATCCTTCCTTATTTCAACAGCATATTTCTTCAGATCGAAGTCATTCCGTTTGAAACTGGAAAGTTTCCGTCCGGATTTTAAGGTGCTAATTGAAGTGATCAAACTTGGATTCTCTACTTTTATTACACAATTATCAATCGTGATCGTTACATTGGTATGTAATATCATGCTTGTAAAATATGGGGTAGCATCTGAATATGGACAAGATATTCCAATTGCCGTAGTTGGGATCGCGATGAAAGTATTTACGATCGTAATTAATATCATTGTAGGTATCATTCTTGGTGGACAGCCAATTTTAGGATATAACTATGGGGCAAAGAATTATAAGAGAGTGAAAGAGACATTCCTTATGATCTTGATTCCATCCGTTATCGTAGGAATTATCGCTACCTTAATTTTTGAACTTTGTCCGGAAGTAGTTATTAACCTGTTTGGATCGGAATCAGAATTATATACGGAATTTGCAGTTATGACATTCCGTATTTATCTAGCATTAGTAGCATGTACATGCTTTATCAAATTGACATCGATCTTTTTCCAAGCACTTGGAGAACCTTCTAAGGCAGCCATTATTTCCTTAGTAAGAGATATCATTTGTTTCGTTCCACTTGTAATGTTCCTTCCAAAATCAATGGGGATCACAGGAGTATTATGGGCGGCTCCGGTTGCTGATATTATCGGTTTCTCGATTGCAGTAACATTTGTGATTCGCTTTTTTAAAGGGCTAGAAAAAGAAGAGAGTAATATTTAG
- a CDS encoding two-component response regulator TrxR — translation MNNRNRENVDLLLESGFNISFATMNQNTSLHWHVALEILYILNGSATVHIDQEEHHLNPLDVIVIDSSKIHDAIYALPHTMGINIHISKNFMRKYIPNLELLRIECNPEDLLPDKLEAHIQLCEYLKELTILYVNQPVTYELKSNALVLEILACLIENFSIPMTETLSIKNIKNIDRMNQIEKYVEEHYKESITLQDAANELGLNKEYFCRFFKQNTGISFITYLNQVRINHIYSDLIHTEDSTSEILERHGFLNQKLFYKMFKEIYDCTPRELRTLTKDNPFI, via the coding sequence ATGAATAATAGAAACCGTGAGAATGTTGACTTACTTTTAGAAAGTGGCTTTAACATTTCCTTCGCTACCATGAATCAAAATACCTCTCTTCACTGGCATGTTGCACTAGAGATTCTCTACATTTTAAACGGAAGCGCAACTGTTCATATTGATCAAGAAGAACATCATTTAAATCCTCTGGATGTCATTGTCATTGATTCCTCGAAAATACATGATGCCATCTATGCACTTCCTCATACTATGGGAATTAATATTCATATCTCCAAGAATTTTATGCGTAAATATATTCCCAATCTTGAGCTATTACGCATTGAGTGCAATCCAGAAGACTTATTACCAGATAAATTGGAAGCTCATATTCAACTATGTGAATATCTAAAGGAGCTTACGATTCTATATGTAAATCAACCTGTTACCTATGAACTGAAAAGTAATGCTCTAGTTCTAGAGATTCTCGCTTGCCTCATTGAGAATTTTAGTATTCCGATGACCGAAACATTATCTATCAAGAACATAAAAAATATTGATCGAATGAATCAAATTGAGAAATATGTAGAGGAACACTATAAAGAATCAATCACCTTGCAAGATGCAGCAAATGAACTTGGCTTAAATAAAGAATATTTCTGTCGTTTTTTCAAGCAGAACACAGGAATCTCCTTTATTACTTATCTAAATCAAGTCCGCATCAATCATATCTACTCCGATCTTATCCATACAGAAGATAGTACAAGTGAGATTTTGGAGCGACATGGCTTTTTGAATCAAAAACTCTTCTATAAGATGTTTAAAGAAATTTATGATTGTACTCCGAGAGAATTGCGTACCCTTACCAAAGATAATCCTTTTATCTAA
- a CDS encoding methyl-accepting chemotaxis sensory transducer — protein MKNEYLAKVNKTLLALITMTIVITIVNVKVGIISTLIPTAALMIGVITAGIIIKIKGNDGWICTSHAILISLFIMFFGLMTDRNEIAFAYAILSICVSGAYFNWTFPIFNTIGVTGIILYIHLFQEQYSISTLVLGFIGVGFAGFVMYLTSKWGNDMLLLAFEKEQKANELLQCLENTVRVIGATTKELDQNIHTSNQMLITVNENSNIIEENVENIGTGIGAQADSVKNMNQKMEEAQKVMEEVTYVSRELSQVSDNTKDTVDRGHTMIQRMNNQMEQMSRASENSLESVTVLSENMIQIAESLSGISQIAKQTNLLALNASIEASRAGEAGKGFAVVADEVKDLAEESRAIVEKTDEIIADIRKKVEVVLRETKEENIITIEGQSILEDVNEQFKKIKFAFDQIDQYLVKEGQSIDAVNGTFSTIKDEIKEISMISDRQGQDLESLKKASDTNHTDVTAVYDRMKDISQLSNNLQKTLE, from the coding sequence ATGAAAAACGAATATTTAGCTAAGGTTAATAAAACTTTGCTGGCACTTATTACAATGACGATTGTCATAACAATAGTAAATGTAAAGGTTGGTATCATAAGTACATTAATTCCTACGGCAGCATTGATGATTGGAGTAATAACAGCGGGAATTATTATAAAAATAAAGGGAAATGATGGATGGATATGTACCAGTCATGCTATTTTGATCAGTCTTTTTATTATGTTTTTTGGATTAATGACGGATAGGAATGAAATTGCATTTGCTTATGCAATCTTATCCATATGTGTTAGTGGAGCATACTTCAACTGGACATTTCCAATTTTCAACACGATTGGAGTAACCGGTATTATATTATATATTCATTTATTTCAAGAGCAGTATTCAATATCCACTCTTGTTCTAGGATTTATTGGCGTTGGTTTTGCTGGATTTGTGATGTATCTAACATCTAAATGGGGCAATGATATGCTGCTACTTGCTTTTGAGAAAGAGCAAAAGGCAAATGAGCTGTTACAATGTTTGGAGAATACGGTTCGTGTGATCGGAGCAACAACGAAGGAATTAGATCAGAATATTCATACAAGTAATCAAATGTTAATAACGGTAAATGAGAATAGTAATATCATTGAAGAAAATGTTGAAAATATTGGAACAGGAATTGGGGCACAAGCTGATAGTGTGAAAAATATGAATCAGAAAATGGAAGAAGCTCAGAAAGTGATGGAGGAAGTTACTTACGTGAGCAGAGAATTATCCCAGGTTTCTGATAATACAAAAGATACGGTTGATCGCGGGCATACTATGATACAGAGGATGAACAATCAGATGGAACAAATGAGTAGAGCTAGTGAAAACTCATTAGAAAGTGTTACCGTACTAAGTGAAAATATGATTCAGATTGCGGAGTCTTTAAGTGGAATTTCTCAAATTGCAAAACAAACGAATCTTCTAGCATTAAATGCATCGATCGAAGCGAGTAGAGCGGGAGAGGCCGGTAAGGGATTTGCAGTGGTGGCAGATGAGGTAAAGGACCTTGCTGAAGAAAGTAGAGCAATTGTTGAAAAGACGGATGAAATTATCGCTGATATTAGAAAAAAAGTAGAAGTTGTATTAAGAGAGACCAAAGAAGAAAATATAATTACAATTGAGGGACAATCCATATTAGAGGATGTCAATGAACAGTTTAAAAAAATTAAATTTGCTTTTGATCAAATCGATCAGTACTTGGTAAAAGAAGGACAAAGCATTGATGCGGTAAATGGTACCTTTTCTACGATCAAAGATGAAATTAAAGAAATTAGTATGATATCAGATCGACAAGGACAGGATTTAGAGAGTCTTAAAAAAGCTTCAGATACTAATCATACAGATGTAACTGCAGTATATGATAGAATGAAGGATATTAGTCAATTAAGCAATAACTTACAAAAGACATTAGAATAA
- a CDS encoding thiJ/pfpI family protein — MKVLLLCLKAFETMEFSVFIDVCGWARDEVNAEVSVTTCGFHKTVKSTFGVPIIMDEIIDDINVDDYDAIAIPGGFQEYGFREEAFHEKTAALIQKFNQQNKPIATVCVAAFALAKSGVLNGRTATTYHLVEGARQKELATYEGIHVVNQPVVTDGNIITSYCPQTAPEVAFRLLEMLTDQKTADEIRHRMGYL; from the coding sequence ATGAAAGTATTATTGCTATGTTTAAAAGCATTTGAAACAATGGAGTTTAGTGTCTTTATCGATGTATGTGGCTGGGCAAGGGATGAAGTAAATGCAGAGGTATCCGTTACCACTTGCGGCTTTCATAAGACCGTAAAGAGTACCTTTGGTGTTCCAATTATTATGGATGAGATAATTGATGACATCAATGTTGATGACTATGATGCCATTGCGATTCCTGGAGGATTTCAGGAATATGGATTTCGCGAGGAAGCATTCCATGAGAAAACAGCTGCCCTGATCCAGAAGTTTAATCAGCAGAATAAGCCAATTGCAACTGTATGTGTCGCTGCTTTTGCGCTTGCCAAAAGCGGTGTACTAAATGGAAGAACTGCTACTACATATCACCTAGTTGAGGGTGCAAGACAGAAGGAATTAGCAACTTATGAAGGAATTCATGTAGTGAATCAACCAGTCGTAACCGATGGAAATATCATTACATCCTATTGTCCACAGACAGCACCAGAGGTAGCATTTCGACTGTTAGAAATGCTAACGGATCAGAAGACAGCAGATGAGATCAGACATAGAATGGGATACTTATAA
- a CDS encoding LSU rRNA 2'-O-methyl-C2498 methyltransferase RlmM, whose product MRYLITYYTEYRKNAVAEIRKVDEQAVTEELMLTSTVITTKLDAKQFIERLKKSRPIFIRHIMPIQREVTLTYQKEKDLQLILNKAKEICNLNKKDRFSVQARMTEGTGMYNAKDIEVYLGEYYEEQGCEAIFSNEVLMNYDIHVISVVVKDKICYLGYSLAEDNLNFQCNEYRVLASEPIQICRAENKLKEAICKFQVRLEGEGNALDVGAAPGGWTKVLADYGYQVSAVDPGKLDERLNTYSNITHYRDRVENIRFDKPFSLVTCDMNVDPLETAKFMCRIHNNLAAHGYSIITLKLPTRNEEEKIQNSLKVLKDDYNILAVKNLTHNRREVTVFMQNKR is encoded by the coding sequence ATGCGGTATCTTATCACTTACTATACCGAATATAGGAAAAATGCAGTAGCGGAAATTAGAAAAGTAGATGAACAAGCAGTAACAGAAGAATTAATGTTAACATCAACAGTTATTACAACGAAATTGGATGCCAAGCAATTTATAGAAAGATTAAAAAAGAGCAGACCTATTTTCATAAGGCATATTATGCCGATTCAGCGTGAAGTAACGCTTACATATCAGAAAGAGAAGGATCTTCAATTGATTCTTAATAAAGCAAAAGAGATCTGTAACCTAAATAAGAAAGATAGATTCTCGGTACAGGCTAGAATGACAGAAGGCACAGGAATGTATAATGCTAAGGATATCGAAGTCTATCTAGGAGAGTATTATGAAGAACAGGGCTGTGAAGCAATTTTTTCTAATGAGGTTCTGATGAATTATGATATTCATGTGATATCTGTTGTTGTAAAAGATAAAATTTGTTACTTAGGTTATTCGCTAGCAGAAGATAATCTGAATTTTCAGTGTAATGAATACCGTGTCCTAGCGAGTGAACCAATACAAATCTGTCGAGCAGAGAATAAATTAAAGGAAGCAATTTGTAAGTTCCAGGTTAGATTAGAAGGGGAAGGAAATGCACTGGATGTCGGAGCGGCACCGGGAGGATGGACGAAGGTACTTGCTGATTATGGATATCAAGTTTCTGCGGTAGATCCAGGTAAATTAGATGAAAGATTAAATACTTATAGTAATATTACACATTATCGGGATCGGGTGGAGAATATAAGATTTGATAAACCATTTAGTCTGGTTACTTGTGATATGAATGTTGACCCACTTGAAACAGCTAAGTTCATGTGCAGAATACATAATAATCTGGCAGCTCATGGTTATTCAATTATTACGTTGAAACTGCCGACACGCAATGAAGAAGAAAAGATTCAAAATTCATTAAAGGTATTAAAGGATGACTACAATATTCTTGCAGTTAAGAACTTGACTCATAATCGAAGGGAAGTTACAGTCTTTATGCAGAATAAGAGATAA